The nucleotide sequence TCactgtttgatgaaatttctcaatgaaatttactaaagtgtgaACTGGAAATTAAGTCGGGGACTTTCAGAAACAACTTTTCGATCTCCACGAGATGGTGGTAAGTCTCTGTACATGATGTTGTTGTAGTAGTAACTATAAGTTTTCCTTTTCCCAAATTGCCCCTATACCAAAGTGCACATAAACTGTTTGATGAAATGGCTCAATGAAATTTTCCGAAGTGTGAACTGGAAAATAAGtcgggtctatcgaaaacagcctctcgaCCACCAGGAGGTAGTGATAAGGTCTACGTATACTCTGTCCTCGTAGAATTTttctgggtatgttgttgttgtaacttgGAAAAATGAGTTGAGGatctttcggaaacaacctctagACCCCCACGAGATAGTGGTAAGGTCTATGTACACTCTATCCTCATGGGGtttcattgggtatgttgttgtactAGAACAATGTGTCGGGGATctttcagaaacaacctctcgACCTCCAAGAGGTAGTGGTAAGATCTGCGTACGCTCTACCCTCGTGAGATTtattcttttgttgttgttgtaacggGAAAAATGAGTCGAGGATcttttggaaacagcctctcgaCGTCCACGTGGTAGTAGTATCAAGGtttgcatacactttaccctcgtGGAATTTCACTGAATATGCTGTTGTTGCAAGGGGAAAATGAAACAACGAGGGCATTTCACAATGGATCCAATCAAATTTCTATGTGTTGTAGTCTCCGTAGCTTGTTTGATCGTGCTTTGTTTTTCGATACTGAAAGTTAACGAAATACCACAAGGAAATGGCAATGCCATTGGTTTGAAAGTGAAGATAAATCGAAAAGATGAACGAGTAGGAAAGTTGGGTGAATTGGTAATCGATATGTTACCTCAAGATTTGGCATTCACGTTATTTTTGCCATCTGAAAAGGCGTTTGAGCGTGATCTAGGATTAGGATTAGGATTAGCATCTGGAGGGGAGAAGTGGGATGATACATATGCAATATTAACGCGTGTACTTGGGTTTTCGGCTGTACCAAGAAGGATTTACGCGGGAGATGTAGAATGTGGAAAGGAGGTTGATTATGATTCCATATCGGGATATACCTTGTATATATCTAAAGATTTAGGTGGGTTGTTGATGGTTAATGGAATTGTTTCGGAAATGGTTGATATAAGAAGAGGGAAGATTGTTGTACATGTTATGGATGGGGTGATCATGGATTCAGAATTCGAGCAATCTGTACGACCTGAGGATGATTGAGTTGAGCTGAGCTGAACTGATCTGAGCTGAGGTTTCGTGGATCGAGTCAAGTTGAGCTAAGCTGAGGTTTCGTAGATTGCTGATTACCCAATTTTGACATGGGACAAGTCGTGAAGCTTTTATCGGGTATGGGGGACTACTTGATGCCATTGGGATGGCGTAAACGGATCTATAAAGACGAAAACTTTGTTGTATAACTTTGCTGAATTCAAGTAAATCTGCTCTTTCTCTGACTTAGTTGAACAAAATTTCGCTttgaatcttttttattttggatttccttTGAAAAAAACAGAATGGCAAATTTGTTGCGAATATAGTGGCATAGATTTCCTGGAGATCCTCTAAAAATTGAAGACAACATTGAAGTAAGTTGACTTAATAGATCAACTAAAATTAGGACAATCTGCTTATGAAGAGAAGTTGGGGATCTTTCGGAAGCAGTCTCATGTAgaggtaaggtttgcgtacactctaccttctCGGGACCCCACCTTGTAATACagtggatatgttgttgttgtcgttgttttTGCTTATGAAGAGGAATTATGTGTTACATGAACCGGGGTGCTTTCAGAAAGAGTCTTTTCCTCTATCTCTCAagataggggtaaggtctgcgtacacactACCTTTCTCAGACCTCACCTTGTCGGATTACACTAacactctgtttggatggtggtttgtcatggtttcataatgtatggtaaaGTATGGTATGTTACAATACTATGTGTGGATAGACTGTATCATTCACTActgtttaataataattttttttgtttgttttggtttGTGGGTAAAAATTATAACATATTAAAATTGTAAACAATATGGGCTAAAGGGTAAATTAGgaatagaaaatattatatgaGGGCATAATTggaaaaataaacaagaaaaccATGCAAAACCACCAAATAGGTGGTTCAAAAAATTGGCCTATTCCATGGTTCCCAAACCATGAAACgttaccataccataccataccttttaaaaaacaatcaaaacaaacatggtaCCCATACCATACCACaaaaaaccaccatccaaacaacctgtaagtatgttgttgttgctgctgctgctgctgctgcctATCAAGAGGAATTCTCTAAATTTCGTTATGAAAAGTATAAGAAAGTAGTAGTTAAAAACCTTCGATCTAGCTCGAGTTGAATATCTGCTTCTGATAATGGCAAACGAGGCGGGCATCCATCAACAACACAACCAATACCAGCTCCATGAGATTCTCCAAATGTTGTCGCGCGGAAGAAAGTTCCGTATGTATTTCCAGCAGCCTTTATCTCTGTATAATATGCACATTCAAACATGTAAACTACTTGTGAGTTGAAGGTTAACAAAAGAAATTTCAAAACATTCATTTGTCTATGAGATTGACTCTTCACTGCTTATAGAACTATTGGTATTCTTTCAACTTGGTAATCTCAAGATATATTCAAATGATGGACATCTCTAGCAAAGCAAAAGTAGTTAACAAGATAAACAAGTTTCAATGCTATTTTGTTAAATGGCACCCTTCCGTTTgtttgtcttgcttttcttttattccgtttaaaaaagaatgtctcttttcttttttttggcatGTTTAAGAGCACGCGATTAAAGGACATTTAAGTGCATTTTATGTAtcttttaatttaagatcacaagattcaaaagacgtctttaattttttaaactccGTGGcaagtcaaaatcaaacaaataaattataaagGTGAGAATATATTTTAGCattaacaagaacaacaactaaTCTTCTAAATTGAACCAATATGATCTTCCTTATTCAGACGGACAACCTTTTTTCCCCCCTTCATATACACTTCAACATTGAATACCTAAGTGCATTTGTTGACACACTTCTCACCAACATTTTTTCAGGGTACATGGCTTCTCCTCACCAGCACAAGTATCGAGGAACTATGCCCATCGATTAATTATGGTATATAGAGTGAAGTTACGTGTTATTATACTCTTATAGATATCTGGATGATTATATAAAATGATTTAGGTATAATTATTTGTGAACTTTCTACAAAATTGCCAACAGTCTTTTGCATGTTGTGAATTGAAACCTTTGTATCTTCAACCAACATTTGATATGTTtggtaaatatatattacttGTGATTGGATGAATTTGGAAGTCAATTTGAAgtgtattaaatattaattatcttTGTTTACTGTCTTTTTGTTGGAAgtggaggtctatcggaaacaacttctcGGCATCTTCAGAAGTAGTACCAGAAATAACTTCTCGATATCTTCAGAAGTAGTGGTATGAATTGTGTATAATTTACCCTCCTCAAACTCCACCACGTGGAAATATActggatatgttattgttgttattgaaagaagaaaaaatatcgACAAATTTATACAAGGCAATAAGAATGAATAAATTTTAAGAATTATTCTACATCTTAATGTTTAacttatgtttct is from Capsicum annuum cultivar UCD-10X-F1 chromosome 5, UCD10Xv1.1, whole genome shotgun sequence and encodes:
- the LOC107870326 gene encoding uncharacterized protein LOC107870326 — protein: MKQRGHFTMDPIKFLCVVVSVACLIVLCFSILKVNEIPQGNGNAIGLKVKINRKDERVGKLGELVIDMLPQDLAFTLFLPSEKAFERDLGLGLGLASGGEKWDDTYAILTRVLGFSAVPRRIYAGDVECGKEVDYDSISGYTLYISKDLGGLLMVNGIVSEMVDIRRGKIVVHVMDGVIMDSEFEQSVRPEDD